GCATAATGGCTTCAGTTTTGAGGAGGGAAACGAATTGATTGTTTCAGATTACTGCAGTAAAAAATTTTGTAGCAAGCAATGCGGTTCGTCGGTGGAGGAGGAGCATCGTACTCCTGGTGGTTGGGCAACTCAGAATTTAATTTTCAGACCAGCAGGCAGGATGGGTCATTAATGAAACTGTACCGAAAATAAACGGCCAAAGAAACAACTCGCAAGAAGCAGCCCAGACCTGCTTACTATAAAAAACCTACTGAATTAGTAAGCGTTATTTCTGAGgtcccagagagagagagagagagatgaaaacgAATTCATTTAAACGAAACACATCCAAGAGAAATGGACGTAAAACACACAATAAATCAGATGCTAAAATGATAAGTAAAATTAGAGAATAGATCAGGGTGCCAAAAAACCTTAACAATGGATGTGATGTCTGCCCAAAGATTGAAAAGTAAAACTTCAAAGTCATACACCTGCAGCTCTAACGAAAACATTGCTCCTCGTCATCCAAATATGCCACCAGAAGCAACATAGCCAAACCCTCCAAAGGAAACGCCATCTGTTGGATTTCTGAATCGAGGTCACATGCAAAAATAGTACCTGCTTGATGATCACTGGGGTCTCTTTATTAGTGCCTGGGCACAAATAGTAACAACTTGTGGATAGTTGAAGAGTTGGGCTGTTTCTCTGTACAATTTGCGGTGCAGTGCTGCCAAAGCATTTATTTTAGAATTTATTTCTCGTCTCCGACCACCAAAGATGCTAATTTGATTCTTTATTTCTTCTATATATGCTGTCCACAAAACTCACGTTCTTCAAAGAAACCACCGATGGTGCTTCAAACTCTTCTCATTCTTTCTGCAGCTCTTGCCCTCTTCCATATTTCTAAAGCGTTCTTGGTTTTGGCAAAATGGGTTTGGGCTTCCTTCCTGCGTCCAGTGAAGGATCTCAAAGAGTACGGGTCATGGGCCATAGTTACAGGACCGACTGATGGCATCGGGAAGCAGCTTGCCTTCCTCTTGGCTCGACGCGGCCTCAACTTGGTCCTAGTTGGTCGCAACCCATCTAAGCTGAGCTCAGTCTCTAATGACATACTCAAACTACACAGCTCTATAGAAACAAAGAGCATTGTGGTTGATCTTGGGACTGAGGTCGACAAAGGGATGAAGAAGATCAAGGAAGGGATCAGTGGCCTGGATATTGGTATATTGATCAACAACGCAGGCACTGGCTATCCTTATGCCAGGTTCTTGCATGAAGCAGATGAAGAGTTGGTCGAGAGGATCATCAGAGTGAATGTGGAGTCCACTACTAAGCTCACCCACCTTGTGCTGCCTGAgatgctgaagaagaagaagggagcgaTTGTCA
This window of the Nymphaea colorata isolate Beijing-Zhang1983 chromosome 2, ASM883128v2, whole genome shotgun sequence genome carries:
- the LOC116247126 gene encoding very-long-chain 3-oxoacyl-CoA reductase 1-like → MVLQTLLILSAALALFHISKAFLVLAKWVWASFLRPVKDLKEYGSWAIVTGPTDGIGKQLAFLLARRGLNLVLVGRNPSKLSSVSNDILKLHSSIETKSIVVDLGTEVDKGMKKIKEGISGLDIGILINNAGTGYPYARFLHEADEELVERIIRVNVESTTKLTHLVLPEMLKKKKGAIVNIGSGAGSLVPSYPLNTVYASTKAYIAHFSKSLHVEYKQFGIDVQCQVPMFVATKMVAKKPSFLVPRADEFAKSCIAWIGYESLCVPYWPHFLHSLALSQLPDALLNWWLFHLFLGLRKKAQMKDQTK